In Perca fluviatilis chromosome 18, GENO_Pfluv_1.0, whole genome shotgun sequence, one genomic interval encodes:
- the slc35f6 gene encoding solute carrier family 35 member F6 encodes MMDWTKYQLFLAGLMLTTGSLNTLSAKWADMFSAKGCHDGPKHAFTHPFVQAVGMFLGEFSCIAAFYMLLCYDRRRPEPKVNPGQSFNPLLFFPPAMCDMTATSIMYVALNMTSASSFQMLRGAVIIFTGLLSVAFLGRRLLPSQWLGIFITILGLVIVGLADFFSGHKDDTHKLSDVLTGDLLIIMAQIIVSVQMVLEEKIVYKHDVHPLRAVGTEGFFGFFVLSLLLIPMYFIHVGNFSDNPRQVLEDALDAFCQIGHEPLILLALLGNTVSIAFFNFAGISVTKEISATTRMVLDSLRTLVIWVVSLALGWEQFHGLQVLGFLVLLVGTALYNGLHRPLLARIPCCAAMVNTEEQEDSPGESERLLGDGSVQAGDQS; translated from the exons ATGGGCTGACATGTTCTCAGCGAAGGGTTGCCATGATGGCCCTAAACATGCATTTACTCACCCGTTTGTCCAG GCAGTGGGTATGTTTCTGGGTGAGTTCAGCTGTATTGCGGCCTTCTACATGTTACTTTGCTATGACAGACGTCGCCCAGAGCCCAAGGTAAACCCAGGCCAGAGCTTCAAccctcttctcttcttcccACCCGCCATGTGTGACATGACGGCCACCTCCATCATGTATGTTG CTCTCAACATGACCAGCGCCTCCAGCTTCCAGATGCTGCGCGGAGCCGTCATCATCTTCACTGGTCTGCTTTCTGTGGCGTTCCTGGGGCGACGCCTGCTACCCAGTCAGTGGCTCGGCATCTTCATCACCATCTTGGGGCTGGTCATAGTGGGCCTCGCCGACTTCTTCAGCGGGCACAAAGacgacacacacaaacttagcGACGTCCTCACAG GAGACCTTCTGATCATCATGGCTCAGATCATTGTTTCGGTGCAGATGGTCCTGGAGGAAAAGATTGTCTACAAACACGATGTCCATCCTCTTCGGGCTGTTGGTACTGAAG GTTTCTTTGGGTTCTTCGTCTTGTCGCTGCTTCTCATTCCGATGTACTTCATCCACGTCGGCAACTTCAGCGACAACCCACGGCAGGTCCTGGAGGACGCGCTGGACGCCTTCTGTCAGATCGGACACGAGCCTCTCATCCTGTTGGCTCTGCTGGGCAACACGGTCAGCATCGCCTTCTTCAACTTTGCTGGCATCAGCGTCACTAAAGAGATCAGCGCCACCACCCGCATGGTGCTGGATAGCCTGCGCACGCTGGTCATCTGGGTGGTGAGCCTGGCGCTGGGCTGGGAGCAGTTCCATGGCCTGCAGGTGCTGGGCTTCCTGGTGCTGCTGGTGGGTACAGCGCTCTACAATGGACTCcaccgccccctgctggcaaGGATACCGTGCTGCGCTGCCATGGTGAACACAGAGGAGCAGGAGGACAGCCCCGGAGAAAGCGAGAGACTGCTGGGGGACGGCAGTGTGCAGGCCGGCGACCAGAGCTAA